A window of Methanolobus sediminis contains these coding sequences:
- a CDS encoding MIP/aquaporin family protein produces the protein MSEPGLLKRSIAELIGTYVLVFLGTGSVVTTVLLLQGTDSIPGNTFNVGIDIAAWFAIGIAFAIAIIAMIYAFGHISGTHINPAVSIALWATGRFPAKDMLGYIVAQLIGASLASFTIVAILGSRAVATGLGATAMFDGVSYGQAILCEAVATFFLMLTIMGSAVDKRAPAGFAGLAIGLVVAADIIVVGNITGSSLNPARTFGPYLADFLLGGSNLWWQFPIYIIGPIAGAVIAALLYDYVADAKENN, from the coding sequence ATGTCAGAACCGGGTCTATTAAAAAGATCCATCGCCGAACTGATCGGGACATATGTGCTGGTCTTCCTGGGAACAGGGTCCGTAGTCACAACCGTCCTACTTCTTCAGGGTACAGATTCAATACCTGGCAATACTTTTAACGTGGGTATTGATATCGCAGCATGGTTTGCCATAGGCATTGCTTTTGCCATAGCGATAATTGCAATGATATACGCCTTTGGCCATATATCAGGAACACACATCAATCCGGCTGTAAGCATTGCATTATGGGCAACAGGACGTTTCCCTGCAAAAGATATGCTTGGTTACATCGTCGCCCAGCTAATCGGTGCAAGCCTTGCTTCTTTCACTATTGTTGCAATACTGGGAAGCAGGGCAGTTGCCACAGGTCTTGGTGCCACGGCGATGTTTGATGGTGTTAGTTACGGCCAGGCTATACTATGTGAAGCGGTTGCAACCTTTTTCCTGATGCTGACAATTATGGGTTCTGCGGTGGATAAAAGGGCACCTGCAGGTTTTGCAGGGCTTGCAATCGGTCTTGTGGTAGCTGCGGACATTATCGTAGTTGGAAATATAACCGGCTCATCCCTGAATCCGGCACGTACTTTCGGACCGTATCTTGCAGATTTCCTTCTTGGAGGGTCGAATCTCTGGTGGCAGTTCCCAATTTACATAATCGGTCCGATCGCAGGCGCTGTGATTGCAGCTTTGCTTTATGACTACGTGGCAGATGCCAAGGAAAATAACTGA